The Tenrec ecaudatus isolate mTenEca1 chromosome 14, mTenEca1.hap1, whole genome shotgun sequence genome contains a region encoding:
- the LOC142425880 gene encoding olfactory receptor 4K1-like, with product MAHINESVVSEFVLLGLSDSRELQLFLFAIFSVVYVTSVLGNLMIIVIISSDSHLNSPMYFLLRNLSFIDICLSNFATPKMLLDFFVEHKTISFEGCMAQIFLIHIHVGSEMMLLVAMAYDRFIAICKPLHYSTIMSRRLCIIFVSISGAVGILHSVSQVAFTVTLPFCGPNVVDSFFCDLPMVIQLACKNTYEMEILTLTNSGLISLSCFLALIISYTIILVTVQRRSSSGSSKALSTLTAHITVVVLFFGPCIYFYIWPFSRLPVDKLLSVFYIVCTPLLNPIIYTLRNEDVKSALRKFRNRHVNSWRH from the coding sequence ATGGCtcacataaatgaatcagtggtcTCTGAATTTGTGCTGCTGGGACTCTCTGATTCTCGAGAACTTCAGCTTTTCTTATTCGCCATCTTCTCTGTAGTGTATGTGACGTCTGTACTAGGAAACCTCATGATTATTGTCATCATTTCCTCCGACTCCCATCTGAACTCGCCCATGTACTTCCTCCTCAGGAATCTTTCTTTCATTGACATCTGTCTGTCTAACTTTGCCACCCCTAAGATGCTGCTAGACTTTTTCGTGGAGCACAAGACTATTTCTTTTGAGGGTTGCATGGCCCAGATATTTCTTATCCACATTCATGTTGGGAGTGAGATGATGCTGCTTGTAGCTATGGCCTATGACAGATTTATAGCCATATGTAAGCCCTTGCATTATAGTACAATCATGAGTAGGAGACTATGTATAATTTTTGTGTCGATATCGGGGGCTGTGGGTATTCTTCATTCTGTGAGCCAGGTGGCATTTACAGTGACTTTACCATTTTGTGGCCCCAATGTGGTAGACAGCTTCTTTTGTGATCTTCCAATGGTGATACAACTGGCTTGCAAGAACACTTATGAAATGGAAATTCTCACCTTAACTAACAGTGGTCTGATCTCATTGAGCTGTTTTCTGGCTCTGATCATTTCCTACACCATCATTTTGGTCACTGTCCAGCGCAGATCCTCCAGCGGGTCTTCTAAGGCACTGTCCACACTAACTGCCCATATCACAGTGGTAGTTCTTTTCTTTGGACCTTGCATTTATTTCTACATCTGGCCTTTTAGCAGACTTCCTGTGGATAAGTTGCTTTCTGTATTCTATATTGTTTGTACACCCCTGTTGAACCCCATCATCTACACTCTGAGGAATGAAGACGTTAAGTCGGCCCTGCGGAAATTTAGAAACCGTCATGTGAACTCGTGGAGACACTAG